A single genomic interval of Streptomyces sp. NBC_00663 harbors:
- a CDS encoding transglutaminase-like domain-containing protein produces MADDALDYSQPGPFTSLDATQLQLIESLPNDPVGICAAAQGLVIQPADAAASGIGEARLAEKNIRPVSELIAALVALDPAPLRQARTPETRVIGTCRHFATIACAFLRARGISSRARCGFGTYFLEGCGVDHWITEYWDADQRRWVRVDTEHLGKTYVERPEDLAVGEFLTGGEAWGQYRQGAVDGQKFGVAGVDFAWGPAEISGNAVRDLAALCKKEMLNWDEWGRMTDAYQGRTGPDYDQLIDEVADACSKDDPLALTSLFAREELVVPHDMVG; encoded by the coding sequence ATGGCCGATGACGCGCTCGACTACTCCCAGCCCGGACCCTTCACGAGCCTGGACGCGACGCAGCTCCAGCTCATCGAGAGCCTGCCGAATGACCCCGTTGGCATCTGCGCTGCCGCGCAGGGCCTGGTCATTCAGCCTGCGGACGCCGCCGCGTCAGGGATCGGAGAGGCTCGGCTCGCGGAGAAGAACATCCGGCCGGTCAGCGAGCTGATCGCCGCTCTGGTCGCCCTCGATCCGGCTCCACTGCGGCAGGCTCGCACCCCTGAGACGCGGGTGATCGGAACCTGTAGGCACTTCGCCACCATCGCCTGTGCATTCCTGCGGGCGAGGGGTATCTCCTCGCGGGCTCGGTGTGGCTTCGGGACCTACTTCCTGGAGGGCTGCGGCGTCGACCACTGGATCACTGAGTACTGGGATGCTGACCAGCGGCGCTGGGTGCGCGTCGACACCGAACACCTCGGCAAGACGTATGTCGAGCGTCCCGAGGATCTCGCGGTGGGCGAGTTCCTGACCGGCGGCGAGGCATGGGGGCAGTATCGCCAAGGGGCGGTCGACGGCCAGAAGTTCGGGGTGGCCGGGGTCGATTTCGCCTGGGGACCGGCGGAGATCAGCGGCAACGCTGTCCGCGATCTCGCGGCGCTCTGCAAGAAGGAAATGCTGAACTGGGACGAATGGGGCCGCATGACCGATGCCTATCAGGGCAGGACGGGGCCCGACTACGACCAGCTCATCGACGAGGTCGCCGATGCCTGCTCCAAAGACGATCCGCTGGCCCTGACCAGCCTCTTCGCCCGGGAAGAACTGGTCGTGCCCCACGACATGGTCGGATGA
- a CDS encoding TetR/AcrR family transcriptional regulator, protein MTRPQTTRKKRANGVESRQRILDAAVEIAGERGYEGTSIAAVSAKCGLPASSIYWHFKDKDDLIAAVIERSFETWLTAVELPDEETGTPLERVTAMAANVAKSLVDAPDFLRLGLMLALERRPAEPRGRTAFLQVRGIASQKITEVIRTLLPDLDEDAVRTLTTYAVAGADGLFVQREISGDAVDLVAMFELHAQLVYEAAMRMASGNSRRL, encoded by the coding sequence ATGACCAGGCCGCAGACGACGCGCAAGAAGCGTGCGAACGGGGTGGAGTCGCGGCAGCGGATCCTGGATGCAGCCGTGGAGATCGCGGGCGAGCGCGGGTACGAGGGCACGTCCATCGCGGCGGTCAGCGCCAAGTGCGGACTGCCCGCCAGCTCGATCTACTGGCACTTCAAGGACAAGGACGACCTGATCGCCGCGGTCATCGAGCGCAGCTTCGAGACCTGGCTCACGGCCGTGGAGCTGCCCGACGAGGAGACCGGTACGCCCCTGGAGCGGGTCACGGCCATGGCAGCGAACGTGGCCAAGTCCCTCGTCGACGCGCCCGACTTCCTGCGCCTGGGCCTCATGCTCGCTCTGGAGCGGCGGCCCGCCGAGCCCCGGGGGCGGACCGCGTTCCTTCAGGTCCGCGGGATCGCGAGCCAAAAGATCACCGAAGTCATCCGGACCTTGCTTCCCGACCTGGACGAAGACGCCGTGCGCACTCTCACCACCTATGCCGTCGCCGGCGCCGACGGGCTGTTCGTCCAGCGGGAGATCAGCGGCGACGCCGTCGACCTGGTGGCCATGTTCGAACTGCATGCGCAACTGGTCTACGAGGCGGCCATGCGCATGGCATCGGGGAACTCGAGACGACTCTGA